tgaagttagatgcttaaccaactgagctacccaggtgtccctaattcTATTAAACTTTTATATGCGTGATGTTCTTTGGGCCAGTGACATGGGCTCTGAGTTTTCTCTGCAAATTAGTTCTGAAAACTGTTTATAAAAGTAGGAGCaatgaaattcttaaaaaaaaaaaaattgtccgtAGAAAtggctttgacaaagcagtaTTATATTTGTCTTgcaaaattgtgatttttttgcAGGAGAAGTGCAGTGACAATTCCAACTCCCAAACAGAGAGGAGTGGGAGCCTGTCGGAAGAGAGTCCGCAACAATTGGAAACATCTCCAGGCCAATCGTCAGAAAACCAAGATCATTCAGAAAGATCTCAAAGCCGGTCGGAGAGTTCTTGCGATCGGTCAGAGAGTTCTCCTGGCCAGTCGGAGAGATCTCGTGGCCAGTCAGAGAGTTCTAATGGGCAATCTGAGACATCGTGTGACCAGTCAGAGAGATCTTGGGCCCAAACAGAAAGATCTCGTGGCCAATTAGAGAAAGCTCGTGATCAGCCAGAGACATCTCGTGCCCGATTAGAGAGAGCTCATGACCAGCCAGAGAGATCTCATGCCCGATTAGAGAGAGCTCATGACAAGCCAGAAAGATCTCATGCCCAAATAAAAAGATCTCGTGGCTACCCAGAAAGATCTCGTAGCCGATCAAAGAGATCTCGTGGCCACACTGAGAGATATCACGGTCACTCAGAGAGGTCTCGTGATCATTCAAAGAGATCTCCTATCCCATCAGGAAGATCTCATTTCCCATCAGGGAGATCTCCTGTCCCATCCAGGAGATATCCTGTCTCATCAGGGAGATATGTCCCATCAAGGAGATATCCTGTCCCATCAGGGAGATCTCCTGTCCCGTCAGGGAGAGATCATTTCCCATCAGGAAGATCTCCTTTCCCATCAGAGAGATCCTATTTCCCGTCAAGGAGATCTCCTGTCCCGTCAGGGAGATCTCATTTCCCGTCAAGGAGATCTCCTGTCCCGTCAGGGAGATCTCATTTCCCATCAAGGAGATCTCCTTTCCTGTCAGGGAGATCTTATTTCCCATCAGAAAGATCTCCTGTCTCATCAGGGAGATATTTCCCATCAGGGAGATCTCCTGTTTGGTCAGGGAGATCTGTCTCATCAGGGAGATCTCCTTTCCTGTCAGGGAGATCTTATTTCCCGTCAAGGAGATCTCCTGTCCCGTCAGGGAGATTTCATTCCCCATCAGGGAGATCTCCTGTCCCATCAGAGAGATCTTATTTCTCCTCAGAGAGATCTCATCTCCTATCAGGGAGATACCATGGCCAATCAGAGAGATACCGAAGATACTCACCAGTAGAAAGATTCAAAACATCACCCAAATTTGAGTCTGAATTTGACAGGTaaagacataataaatatttaatcgTTAGTATAATGTGTAGAGTAATATGGAAACGTactttatatatctatattttaatggGGGAATATGTTTTTGTAATAGATGTTGCATTGGGACTAAGGTATTAATAGAATGGAGGTAACATATACATGGCATCAATATTCTTTCAACTTGCTCATCTCTAGTATCATCCAGGTTCCCAATGTGCCCTCATTAACTTGTTTCATCTAGGTGGGCTTTCCCTGGCAGAGCCCCATGTACTCAGCCTTTCCTACTGAGCCTTCCCGACAATCAA
This region of Acinonyx jubatus isolate Ajub_Pintada_27869175 chromosome X, VMU_Ajub_asm_v1.0, whole genome shotgun sequence genomic DNA includes:
- the LUZP4 gene encoding leucine zipper protein 4 isoform X3, whose amino-acid sequence is MRVKDDTITLNKVEDVNSESSKKGKESDEKRSPTSRQPSNARRCPQQKGLSQFTNNVDEGNQDEKPCQESSEFKSEQSTSNEQPVDNQEKCSDNSNSQTERSGSLSEESPQQLETSPGQSSENQDHSERSQSRSESSCDRSESSPGQSERSRGQSESSNGQSETSCDQSERSWAQTERSRGQLEKARDQPETSRARLERAHDQPERSHARLERAHDKPERSHAQIKRSRGYPERSRSRSKRSRGHTERYHGHSERSRDHSKRSPIPSGRSHFPSGRSPVPSRRYPVSSGRYVPSRRYPVPSGRSPVPSGRDHFPSGRSPFPSERSYFPSRRSPVPSGRSHFPSRRSPVPSGRSHFPSRRSPFLSGRSYFPSERSPVSSGRYFPSGRSPVWSGRSVSSGRSPFLSGRSYFPSRRSPVPSGRFHSPSGRSPVPSERSYFSSERSHLLSGRYHGQSERYRRYSPVERFKTSPKFESEFDRFLTMKRRREHFQKQVYRRHDQMNRNRRISPENGRRSHESDRRRERLSFH
- the LUZP4 gene encoding leucine zipper protein 4 isoform X1 produces the protein MRVKDDTITLNKVEDVNSESSKKGKESDEKRSPTSRQPSNARRCPQQKGLSQFTNNVDEGNQDEKPCQESSEFKSEQSTSNEQPVDNQEKCSDNSNSQTERSGSLSEESPQQLETSPGQSSENQDHSERSQSRSESSCDRSESSPGQSERSRGQSESSNGQSETSCDQSERSWAQTERSRGQLEKARDQPETSRARLERAHDQPERSHARLERAHDKPERSHAQIKRSRGYPERSRSRSKRSRGHTERYHGHSERSRDHSKRSPIPSGRSHFPSGRSPVPSRRYPVSSGRYVPSRRYPVPSGRSPVPSGRDHFPSGRSPFPSERSYFPSRRSPVPSGRSHFPSRRSPVPSGRSHFPSRRSPFLSGRSYFPSERSPVSSGRYFPSGRSPVWSGRSVSSGRSPFLSGRSYFPSRRSPVPSGRFHSPSGRSPVPSERSYFSSERSHLLSGRYHGQSERYRRYSPVERFKTSPKFESEFDRFLTMKRRREHFQKQVYRRHDQMNRNRRISPENGRRSHESDRRRERYTRCDAKALHLRNKNTSTNSSLQEPKEISPKFNFQATGHQTKLSLNERFSKLTTKKTPESVVNSEDQKVLSS
- the LUZP4 gene encoding leucine zipper protein 4 isoform X2, producing the protein MRVKDDTITLNKVEDVNSESSKKGKESDEKRSPTSRQPSNARRCPQQKGLSQFTNNVDEGNQDEKPCQESSEFKSEQSTSNEQPVDNQEKCSDNSNSQTERSGSLSEESPQQLETSPGQSSENQDHSERSQSRSESSCDRSESSPGQSERSRGQSESSNGQSETSCDQSERSWAQTERSRGQLEKARDQPETSRARLERAHDQPERSHARLERAHDKPERSHAQIKRSRGYPERSRSRSKRSRGHTERYHGHSERSRDHSKRSPIPSGRSHFPSGRSPVPSRRYPVSSGRYVPSRRYPVPSGRSPVPSGRDHFPSGRSPFPSERSYFPSRRSPVPSGRSHFPSRRSPVPSGRSHFPSRRSPFLSGRSYFPSERSPVSSGRYFPSGRSPVWSGRSVSSGRSPFLSGRSYFPSRRSPVPSGRFHSPSGRSPVPSERSYFSSERSHLLSGRYHGQSERYRRYSPVERFKTSPKFESEFDRFLTMKRRREHFQKQVYRRHDQMNRNRRISPENGRRSHESDRRRERQRQSMNGGEPEREGDTESETGSRL
- the LUZP4 gene encoding leucine zipper protein 4 isoform X4, producing the protein MRVKDDTITLNKVEDVNSESSKKGKESDEKRSPTSRQPSNARRCPQQKGLSQFTNNVDEGNQDEKPCQESSEFKSEQSTSNEQPVDNQEKCSDNSNSQTERSGSLSEESPQQLETSPGQSSENQDHSERSQSRSESSCDRSESSPGQSERSRGQSESSNGQSETSCDQSERSWAQTERSRGQLEKARDQPETSRARLERAHDQPERSHARLERAHDKPERSHAQIKRSRGYPERSRSRSKRSRGHTERYHGHSERSRDHSKRSPIPSGRSHFPSGRSPVPSRRYPVSSGRYVPSRRYPVPSGRSPVPSGRDHFPSGRSPFPSERSYFPSRRSPVPSGRSHFPSRRSPVPSGRSHFPSRRSPFLSGRSYFPSERSPVSSGRYFPSGRSPVWSGRSVSSGRSPFLSGRSYFPSRRSPVPSGRFHSPSGRSPVPSERSYFSSERSHLLSGRYHGQSERYRRYSPVERFKTSPKFESEFDRFLTMKRRREHFQKQVYRRHDQMNRNRRISPENGRRSHESDRRRERDRA